CGCCCCATGGACTCTCGCCTCAGCTGCGGGTAACAAGGCCCGTTGAAATGCCAGAAGTAGTCATGTGATAATCTGTCTGTAACAGAGAGTTGAAAGAGTGTTTGGCCTCCCCTATCCTCTAGGGGAGGGTTGTGCATTAGTGAGGTGTTTTAAGGTTTTTGTGCCTTTTTCTTATTGTATTAATAATATCTTTAGGAAGGGTGTTCAGCTGCTTATAGTATTTGCTTACTCCTCAGGGTCTTTCCAGTTGGTGGTGGCCCAAAAATATGGTCTAATTACTGAAAATTGTTTCATCTAATGCCTGATGAGTTTCATTAATTTCAAGTGTCTTGACGTGGTACCGGGATGATCTCCTGGAAATGCACTCGGAAGCCATGGGTGAGTTAAAATTACCCTACTAACATTCGTTTGGGGCTCGACTTTGCTGAGACACCTAATTCATCTTTTATGTCGAGCCATTTTGGCCTTGTGCTCGGCCTTGATTAGGTGAAGGTTCAGAGACTCGACAGTAAGTTCTTGCTCACGATGAGGATTTTTCTTCTGACAACAGCAATGCCTTGCGAGGATTCCTGGTCTTAAGTTTATTCATTCATATGGTTGAAATTAGGGTTACAGTGAGacagaaaaatattaattgaggAGATTGAGGTAGAAGGAAAAGAATGGGGGTAAAATGGAATTAATCCCAAAAGGTAAAAATACATGTAATAGTCCGAGCCTATTCGGTTATTTATGTTATGGGGGCGATAGGTTTAGAACGAAATTATGCTAAATAATACACTTTACACTAAGGCTTGGTTTGAGGGTTTAGTTGTCGAACGAATGTATTGAAATataattgttgaaaaataagtgttgTATAATAAACACAAACGTTTGGaagatatttaaaattgttaaaatttaaattaatactTAAAATAGAGAATAAACAGAAACAACTTTTAAAAGTATCTATTAATATGTTGGagaaaatcatattttcaGCAGCTGAAATTAACCATATTATAGTTTGAAATAATTCACTAATTACTATTTTTACTTAAAACTCAATGAAATAAGCACTTATCCAAGCGTAATTACACTTTCAAATAGTTTTTTGAGATCGTATAAACTAATGCTTGTATCCggatttattaattaagagaatttttttaagttgGATATGACAATATTCTTCACTctttaaaagttaattttgaAGCGAAAAAGTTGCATTCTTTAAGGTACAGTTGAGTCCTGACCGTAGCAAAGTCAATGGACAACAAAATCTTTGGCTCTAAGATGTGTAATCTTTGGGCTCAAAagatttatttcttttacttGATGAAAGAAGTTatcaaaatcaattaaaaaatagtttCTAAATTTTGAATATCAATAACTTATAAATTAAGACGTATTTTCAAGGCAGATCACTTAAAAATCGAACATCACATGCGGAAAATCAATAAACAACTGGAACTATATGTTAAATAAGAAAGTAAGTAATAAACGAGATGTGGTATGTTTTAATGGCGTCTAAAAATATGTTTCTAGAGGCCACTTCTGAAAcatcttttgttttttgtttgggTTCCTAACCAAACTGTTTTCCAAATAGtgccaataataataataataataataataataataataataactaggATGAGAGACTCGCACTTTGTTGCACGTCAAATttcctttatttcttttttcaaagaacaataaaaaattaaagtattctAATTAGAGAATATTTACCATTAAGATTTTTCTggcatttttttaaatagtcTTAAGCTACAATATTTAATATGATTCTTTTCTTACATAATATGGTCGAAGTTTACAACTTATCAATTATATTAACGTTTTAaacattatttaataataattttattaatcttACTATTGACACTAGTGAAAATTAAGCATGCACTTATTTATTAAACTAGTAAGATACCCACGTGCATTGCACGTGGAGAATATGTATAAATTTCACGGCAtatctttttttcaaatccGCGTATTCAGCTACATACGATTAAATAGACAACAAGACAATAAAAGTTTTGTTAATCATAATAATACTTTGATAGTCAATTatgatgaataaaaaaaaaattatatgcttATGGAAATCCTCATCTTGCTGAAACTTATAAACGCCCTGTGTTTGTATTTCTTCCCTAAAGTGCTATTAGAATTTGCAGTTATCCTATTTAAGAAATATTGCATATTTTAAAACAATTCATATCATGTTCGTGATGGGAAAGTGAAGATTATAAATGAAAGAATATATTATCATCCTTTCTAAATTTGCTGTAAAAACTAATTTAGATGCGAGATTAGAGCTCAAATATGCATCTATATTATGACATTAACAGGTTCATCTAGGTTTGGAGTTCCACACCCTCAAACAAGAATTTGTACTCTGAAGTACTACAGATGACGataattctttcttcttttttttgaattttttgatTAAGGATGGTATCTTTATTCAAAACTCAATACAAATTAACAAGGAAAGAATTTCACTACAATAAACGCTCAGCCAAGACCCTAATAGCTTGTTTGTTTGATCTCAATGGCCATATTAGGGGTGTGTGTGGATACCAAGTATACCCGAAACTGGTTGGAACCTACCCATTAGGATAGGCTTCGGGCAGCCCTCATTGAAAATATGGTAGGGTTCGGGATTGAGATAAAGAACACATGGAAATTGGTTCCGGTTTTGCATACCAGGTATCCAGAACTGGAGCCGAAACCAATGCCCGGACTCGAATAATATagtcattaatttttttttaaatgtgaaACCTAATCCTATCCTATTGTTCTTCTTCTCGTCTCTTCAGTCTTCTCCATTCTCTCCCCCCTTTCTTGACTCCATCGTTCTCCTTCCGATAAGCATGAGCTGCACGACTCCCCTGGGACTGTCCTCGACTCAACTCCATCGTTCTCCTTCCGTTGACGACAAGTACGGTACGATTCCCCTCCCCTTCTCCTTTTCCCGTCCCCCTTCTGTTCCAAATTTCTAATTGGCGGCGACATCTGTTGTTTCTCCTTTTGATTATTCGCAAGATTTTGAGCTTCGAATGACCGCTGCTTCTTCTCCTTAGGTGTGGCGTCGGTAGTAGCTTCGCTTTGAGGTTCGATTCGAGGCTGGTGTTGTGGTCTGTGGTGTGGTGTGGCTGGTGCCGACTGTTGCTTCTCTTTGAGGTTCAATTCGACTGCATGCATCTTCTTGTGTGGTCTATGGTGTATTGTTTATCTGTTGTGTGAGTTGTCGAGTGATGTGGTTGTGCCTCTGTAGTGTCATGTGGTGCTCTGTGGTCTTCTCtgtgttgttttgttgtatgAGATCGTATAACGGATACTTAGTTTTTGTGGATGGATTGATGAAATATATTACTCTTTGCTATAAATGTATtatggattaatctaaatttatatGGACATTTTGTTTTACGTGATTATTTATTATGAATGAGatattttcggttttatttagcgagacaaaaaaatttataggttTCAATAGGGTATCCGGAACTTGTGGTATAGTATAGGTTCCGGTTCTAAAACTCAATAAGGTAaggtccggttccaaaatcttggaacctgtCACTTATATGGTAGGGTCCGGTTATCATAAAAAAACATGGTACCTAGACTTGCACGGGCCTACTTCCAACAACCTGCTTGGTTtctctttcaattttcatatcCTTTCAACAGCCTCCCTGGCATCTCTCTCCTTTCTTTGTAGTCTTTCAGTAGCCTCCCTGCCTTCTCTTTCATTTCTTTGAAGCCTTTCAGCAACCTCCTTGGCTTCTCTCTCGTTCCTTTCAACAGCCTCCCTAGTTTTTCTCGATTCTTTGTAGCCTTTCAGCAGCCTCCGTGGCTTGCCTCTCGTTTCTTCATCGCCTTTCAGCAGCCTCCCTAACTTGTCTCTCGATTCTTTGTAACCTTTCAGCAGCCACCAtggcttttcttttcctttcattgTAGCCGTTCTAGCAGCCTCCTTGGCTTCTCTCTCGATTCTTTGTAGCCTTTTAACAGCTATCCTGGCTTCTCTCCCCTTTCTTTTTAGCCTTTCAGTAGCCTTATTGGCTTATCTCTCATTTCTTTGAAGCCTTTCAGTAGCCTCTCTGGCTTCTATCTCATTCCTTTTAGTGGCCACCCTGGCTTCTCTCTCGATTCTTTGTAATCTTTCAACAGCTTCCTTGGCTTCTCTCTTGTTTCTTTGAAGTCTTTCAGCAGCCTATCTATCTTCCATCTCCTTTCTTTGTAGCCTTACAGCAGCCTCCCTGGCTTCTctctcgattcttttatcctTTTTAACAGCCTATATGGCTTCTTTCTCGTTTCTTCGTAGCCTTCCATTAGCCTCCTTGACTTCTCTCTCGATTCTTTGTAGCCTTTGAACAGCCTCCACGGCTTCTCTATCCTTTCTTTGTAGCCTTTCCAACAACATCCGTGGCTTTTCTCTCGATTCTTCGTAGTCTTTCAACAGCTTCCCTGACTTGTCTCTCCTTTCTTTGTAGCCTTTCAGCAGCCTCCCTGCCTCCTCTCTCGTTTCTTTGAAGCCTTTCAGCAACCTCCATGGCTTCTCTCTCGTTCCTTTCAGCAACTTCCCTAGCTTCTCTCTTGATTCTTTATAGCATTTTAGCAACCTTTATGGCTTCTCTCTCGTTTCTTTATAGCTTTCCAACAGCCTCCCTAGCTTTTCTCTTGATTCTCTGTACCCTTCCGGCAGCTTCCATGGCTTTTCTTTCGATTCTTTGTATCATTCAAGCAGTCTCTCTAGCTTCTCTCTCGAATCTTCGTAGCCTTTCAGCAGCCTCCCTGGCTTCTCTCGTTCCTTTTAGCAGCCTCCCTggcttttctctcctttcatTGTAGCTTTAAAGAAGCCTTTCAACAGCCTCCCTAGCTTCCCACTCCTTTCTTTGTAGCCTTTCAGCAGCCTCCATGGCTTCTATTACGCTTCTTCGTAGCCTTCCAACAGCCTCTCTGACTTCTCTCTCGAGTCTTTTTAGCATTTCAGCAGCCTCTATGGCTTCTCTCTCATTTCTTTGTAGCCTTTCCAGCAACCTGTATGGCTTGTGTCTCGATTCTTTATAGCAATCCAGCAGCCTCCTTGGCTTCTCCATCGATTCTTTGTAGTCTTTCAGCAGCATCTCTggcttctctctcttttatttgTAGCCATTCAACAGCCTCCCTACATTCTCTCTCGTTCCTTTGAAGCCTTTCAACAGCATCCCTGACTTTTCTCTCGTTCCTTTTAGTAGTATCCCCGACTTCTCTCTTGATTCTTTGTAGTCTTTTAACAACCTCCATGGCTTCTATATTGTTTCTTCGTAGCCTTCCAGCAGCCTCCATGACTTCTCTCTCGATTCTTTGTGGCCTTTCAGCAGCCTCCATGGCTTCTCTCTCGATTCTTTGTAGCCTTCCAACAACCTCCTTGGCTTCTTTCTTGATTCTTTGTAGCCTTTTAGTAGCCTCCCTGGCTTGTCTCTCATTTCTTTATAGCTTTTAAGCAGCCTCCCTAGCTTCTCTCTTGTTTTTTTGAATCATTTCAATAGCCTCCCTGGCttctttctccctttttttatAGCCTTTCGACAACCTTCCTGGCTTCTTTCGATTCTTTGTAGGCTTTCAGCAGTCTCCATGGCTTCCCTCTCGCTTCTTCGTAGCCTTCCAGCAGCATCGCTAGCTTCTCTCTCGATTCTTTGTCAAAAATCTATTATTACtctatacaaaaaaataagagGTTAATTTCATCCTACATCacggtattttgaaaaatttcagCACGTAGTGCATTTTGTTATAATTTAATCAAATCacttgatattttgaaattttttacgGCACTGCAAGAAACGCAATAATTTCAACATATGACacgaaatttcaaaaatatttcatgtcATAGCACGACATTAGTTTTCTGTTAATGACCTAacggtgtatatatatatatatatatatatctctgtGTGTGtctgagagagaaagagagagagagtggagaaAACTCCGTTAGGTCATTGATGGAAAATTAACGTCGTTTTAtgacatgaaatttttttgaaattttatgtcATATGGTGGAATTATTGCGTTTCGTGCTATGAcgtgaaattttttcaaaatattgctCGATTTGGTGAAATTAAAACGATATGTGTTATGtggtgaaaaattttaaaatatcgtTGTGTACCGTGAAATTAAATCATATAAAGAAAGGTGCACTTGACTGGTGTGTTTTTACTTTGTGTGTTTTCCGATTTAAGGGTTCAATTCGTGCGTCCGCAGTTCTCATTCTCGTAATGTTctaaattgattttttattttagtgtAAAAACGGTATCGTTTTGATTCGATTTAACGACGTTAAGCAGCGTGGTCATGGGAGTCTAATGCGGATCATTTTGATAGATGGAATAGAACTTCAAGTATCAAATCAAAAGcaaattattttcatgtaTCGAGTAGAATGTTGGGGCAAACCTCGTGTACCAAATTGACAGTTTCATCTATATCTTGTCCGCAAAATTATTGGGTCGGTCCCAGAGGCACAGTCTCCTTCCCGATTTCATATATCCATCCTCTTCTCGCTATTGGGCTTGACGCTGCAATAGCCTTTCTGGTTCGTtctcgaagaagaagaagaagaagaagaagaagaagaaggtcgTCGAAGATTTGATTGAGATGGAGGGTGCAGAAGAGCAGCAGAGCAAGTCAAGGGTCGTGAAGGTTGACTCTGCCCAAACATGGGATTCCTATGTCAATGAAGGCTGCCCAGTAAGTCCAATTTTCCTCCTTTACTCCGCATCGATTTCCCCCCCGTCTTTTCCAATTCAATCCGTTGGCCAGTCGCTCTCTGCCACTAATTAAAGGTGTCTACTTCCGATGGAAATCGGATTCTGGGTGTGAGGATCCTATGTGGGTCAATCtctgttttccttttcatttcaaGAAGCCAAATCAGGTAGTGGCTGTTATTATTTCTTGTAATTCAAGATATAAAGTGTTAGTAGTAAAGATTCATTTGTTTGCGGGTTCTGCTTATCTGATGATCAATCGGCATGTTGGTTTGGTTCGGGTTTGCAATTGGTGATGATTGTTTGTGCTGATGATATACATGAACTGGAAATCTGCCTTCTTATGgagttttaccttttttttcttggcaAATCTATCACTCACATTGAAATTAATGTTTGTGTTGGTGTGACAGATTGTGGTCCACTTCTCTGCATCGTGGTGCATACCTTCCGTGGCCATGAACCCCTTCTTCGAGGAGCTTGCTTCGAGCTACCAGGATGTTCTGTTCCTCACGGTCGATGTTGATGATGTCAAGGTAAAGAGACCGAAACACCTCAGTCAATCTCCGAGTCCCCTGTATAGGATAGAACAGATGGTAAACTGTTTGGTTCAATCAAGTGCTATTGACCATACTCTTTTTTCTGTCCTTGCCAATGGATTAATGTTGTTATGCTTGTTTCGATGTTTGATTAGTTCATTTAGAGTCCGTGGCGCTATATCAACATAAACTTTATATATTAGGCTTAAATATTGCAGATATGAAGTTGAAAGCTGTCACATATTGGTTTCTGAATTGTCCCAAATAGTCTTTCCAAGTGAAACTCAGCATGACATTCAGACCTCATATCTTATGATTGGTAACTGCTTTAGTTGTTTCACGGTAACCTAAGAATCGGACACGAGGTTCTGTTCTTGTAGAAGAATACGAGATTGATTACTCCTCGTTCTgattgttttaggaagttgcAAGCAGAATGGAGGTGAAGGCGATGCCAACATTCCTGCTGATGAAGAACGGTGCTCCCGTGGACAAGCTCGTAGGCGCCAACCCCGACGAGATCAGGAAACGGATCGACTCCTTTGTCCAGTCCACTCGCGAATACATTGCTTAAGTTATCGAGTTTCTAGAGACTTGTGTACATTCTTGGGTTTGCAAAGTTTTCGCATTCTATGTTCCCTTCTCTACCAGAAATACCAAATTAACAATAGGTCGGCGATTGTTCCCTTGTGGGTGTGATCTTGTTCAAACAAATCTCTTGAAAATGCGTACCTGTTAATTGGTTTTCAATCATGTGAATTGAGAAGACTGCTAAAATTGTCAAGATTGCAAGGGCTTCATGCTCACACAAAGAAGGAAACATCCATCTTGTTTCAATAGATAAACCTCCCATTAGACTTTACATATTAAAGGGACAGTGGaggaaaagaatgaaaaggGATTGATAGTCCATTCAAACTTTAAGATTCGCACTTTGACATGGTCATTCCAGCCATAGAGAGGTTGGGAGCAGATCTTGAGCTTCACCACTGATTAGATTCGTTTTctaaattgaatttatatcATCtgtaaacaaatatatatatatatatatatatttatgcttAGATTTATAACAAGAGGAAagccttttttctttctttgtttttttttttggggaagtAACATATGAAGGCTTGACCCTTCGTCTTGCATGCTACATTCGGACTGCGAGCTCCAATCAAGAGCTAATGAGCGCGAAGAACCTACCCGACCAAGTTAACTTTTTTGAAATCAGCCTTTTCCGGAATGAACAAAAATTAGGAATCTGTATATGAGAGTGCTTACTTAAATGACAAGCTTTTGGAATTACAATCTAAAATGATGGCGGTCGCAGAGATTCTCTATTTGTTCTACTGACTTTGTTCTTACACTGTGATTTCCTTAATCGTCCAGAGAAGTCGAACGTACAAAGAAAGTACCATCTTTAGGAAATCAACTATTGCTTGACATtattatatgagatttggaaattccaattttcattttggaTTGAGAAAATTAAATGTAAGGTGTATGTATAGATAGCAAAACTACaccacatatatacatacatacatatatgtatagttGGCTCCTATATACATGCGTAATCTGGAAAGATTCCTGGAATCCTCATAACACAAACAGCCCCTTAAAGCTGCTCTACTCTCTCTGTCAGTCgctcttcctctctttctcagCAACCTCTGGCTGTCCTCTATCTATTCAGAAATGGATCTCTTCACGAAAAGGGGCAAGGATCTCTTCGAGGCTGTACCGGAGGATGTCGTTGTCGACATCCTGTGCAGAATTCTTGGTCTATCGGATTCTCCAGTGCCGTGCTGGGTGCAAGTGCTAATCCGCAGAATGTCTGCAGGTAAGAATTTCAGAAAATCCCGTGGATGTATTAATCgttaaatcaaaataaaataaaaatcaatatctAGATATAGTATGCTTGAAATTTGATAGCATAGATGGCCATTGGACAAAAGGAGAATCACTTTTGTGGAGAAGAAAATTCCGGTGCATATTTTGCCGAACAATCAAGAGTATAGGTTATTTAAGTAGGCTCTCCAGGTTTTTGCAATGGCTTCCGGGTTTGGGGATCCTTATGCACTCACTAGAAACTGACAGTTCCAGGTACGAATGACTTGCAGTTTGACAACATGAAAGGTCGATTGCATCTTGTTGACAATAAGAGGCTCTTAAGAGCATTTGAAAGAGCACCAGAGATT
The sequence above is drawn from the Punica granatum isolate Tunisia-2019 chromosome 5, ASM765513v2, whole genome shotgun sequence genome and encodes:
- the LOC116206891 gene encoding thioredoxin-like protein CXXS1 isoform X1 translates to MEGAEEQQSKSRVVKVDSAQTWDSYVNEGCPIVVHFSASWCIPSVAMNPFFEELASSYQDVLFLTVDVDDVKEVASRMEVKAMPTFLLMKNGAPVDKLVGANPDEIRKRIDSFVQSTREYIA
- the LOC116206891 gene encoding thioredoxin-like protein CXXS1 isoform X2, with the protein product MWVNLCFPFHFKKPNQIVVHFSASWCIPSVAMNPFFEELASSYQDVLFLTVDVDDVKEVASRMEVKAMPTFLLMKNGAPVDKLVGANPDEIRKRIDSFVQSTREYIA